The Desulfoscipio gibsoniae DSM 7213 genome contains a region encoding:
- the sucC gene encoding ADP-forming succinate--CoA ligase subunit beta, which translates to MKLFEYMGKDLFSSYGITVPRGRMVTTPDEAAKVAQEIGGTVVVKSQILAGKRGKGGGIKFADNPEEAREATSQVLSMVLNGHKVEKVLVEEKIKIDKELYLAITVDGSAKKPVIIASIQGGMDIEEVPDEHIVKQHIDLPMGVPPFLCREISRRLGLTGQVGNEFNSLLPLLYKLFREKDAELVEINPLVISGDTLIAADSKVTIDDDALFRQKDIPYVEDRTNIEKQAHDLGLAFVELGGDIAVMANGAGMSMGSLDTLSHYGGKPANFLDAGGGTGMEGTVKAIELLLQTNPKVIFINIFGGITRCDDVANALIQVKKAREIPVPVVIRLVGTNEEEGVRIIKENGMEAYKVMQEAAAKAVEIANAN; encoded by the coding sequence GTGAAACTATTTGAGTACATGGGTAAGGATCTCTTTTCATCCTATGGCATAACAGTGCCCCGTGGTAGGATGGTGACTACCCCGGACGAGGCAGCTAAGGTGGCCCAGGAAATAGGCGGCACTGTGGTGGTGAAATCCCAAATTTTGGCCGGCAAAAGGGGCAAGGGTGGCGGAATTAAGTTTGCCGATAACCCTGAAGAGGCCAGGGAAGCAACATCCCAGGTATTGTCAATGGTCCTGAACGGCCATAAAGTGGAAAAGGTGTTGGTAGAGGAAAAAATTAAAATCGATAAAGAATTATACCTGGCCATCACCGTCGACGGTTCAGCCAAAAAGCCCGTAATCATTGCTTCTATCCAGGGCGGCATGGACATAGAGGAAGTACCGGATGAGCATATTGTAAAACAGCACATTGATTTACCCATGGGAGTGCCACCATTCTTGTGCCGGGAAATATCCAGGCGGTTAGGTCTTACCGGACAAGTCGGCAATGAATTTAATAGCTTGTTGCCTCTTCTATATAAACTATTCCGTGAAAAGGATGCCGAATTGGTGGAAATCAACCCGCTGGTAATTAGCGGCGATACTTTGATTGCCGCGGATTCCAAAGTAACCATCGATGACGATGCCCTGTTCCGGCAAAAGGATATTCCCTACGTGGAGGATCGTACAAATATTGAAAAGCAAGCCCATGACCTGGGACTGGCATTTGTAGAGCTGGGCGGCGATATTGCTGTCATGGCCAATGGAGCCGGGATGTCCATGGGCAGCTTGGATACGCTGTCCCACTACGGCGGTAAACCGGCTAATTTTTTGGATGCCGGCGGTGGCACGGGTATGGAGGGTACTGTAAAGGCTATCGAGTTGCTGCTGCAGACCAATCCCAAGGTTATTTTTATTAATATATTTGGAGGCATTACTCGATGCGATGATGTGGCCAATGCCCTTATCCAGGTTAAAAAAGCCAGAGAAATTCCGGTCCCTGTTGTTATCCGGTTGGTTGGCACCAATGAGGAGGAAGGGGTCAGAATAATTAAAGAAAACGGTATGGAAGCTTATAAAGTAATGCAAGAAGCTGCAGCCAAGGCCGTAGAAATAGCAAACGCTAATTAA
- a CDS encoding oxaloacetate decarboxylase subunit alpha encodes MGENRKVKIMDTTMRDGHQSLLATRMRTEHMLPIAEKVEQVGFHAVEIWGGATFDSCMRFLNEDPWERLREVRRHFKNSKLQMLLRGQNVVGYKHYADDVLEEFIKRTVDNGLDIFRIFDALNDTRNMEKSIEYVKREGAHAQGTVVYTISPVHDYEFYMRMGAELKEMGVDSLCLKDMAGILAPQPAYDIVKGWKEKLDIMVQLHCHYTSGMASMTYMKAVEAGVDVIDCAISSMALQSSQPSIESMVAALKDTPYDTGLDLELLSEIADYFKEVRKHYAEFDNASCSPDTNVLTYQIPGGMISNFINQLKEQNALDKLPEVLAEVPRVREDFGYPPLVTPSSQIVGSQAALNVLLGQRYMIATNEVKDYMRGFYGRPPASVNEEARKKIIGDEEPIKCRPADLIEPELPKAREECTSYMEKEEDVVSVALFPQVAPKFLQERKAKNIK; translated from the coding sequence ATGGGAGAGAATAGAAAAGTTAAAATAATGGATACAACTATGCGGGACGGCCATCAGTCATTATTAGCCACCCGTATGCGTACCGAGCATATGCTGCCAATTGCGGAGAAGGTAGAACAGGTGGGGTTCCACGCTGTGGAAATATGGGGCGGTGCCACGTTTGACTCTTGCATGCGCTTTCTTAATGAAGATCCCTGGGAAAGGTTGCGGGAGGTACGCCGTCATTTTAAAAATAGTAAGCTGCAAATGTTGCTGCGCGGTCAAAACGTGGTGGGCTACAAGCATTACGCGGATGATGTATTAGAGGAGTTTATAAAAAGAACAGTAGATAACGGTTTAGATATCTTTAGAATATTTGATGCTTTAAATGATACACGCAATATGGAGAAATCTATTGAGTATGTTAAACGGGAAGGAGCCCATGCCCAGGGTACGGTGGTTTATACCATCAGCCCGGTACACGATTATGAATTTTATATGCGTATGGGTGCTGAACTTAAGGAAATGGGCGTTGATTCGCTTTGCTTAAAAGATATGGCTGGTATACTAGCGCCTCAGCCCGCTTATGATATTGTCAAAGGTTGGAAAGAAAAACTGGATATCATGGTTCAATTACATTGCCACTACACCAGCGGTATGGCCTCTATGACATATATGAAGGCAGTGGAGGCGGGAGTGGATGTGATTGACTGTGCCATATCCTCCATGGCATTACAAAGCTCACAGCCATCCATTGAAAGTATGGTGGCGGCTCTAAAAGATACCCCTTATGACACAGGACTGGATCTCGAGCTGCTTTCGGAAATTGCCGATTATTTCAAAGAAGTCCGTAAGCATTACGCTGAATTTGATAATGCCAGCTGTAGTCCGGATACCAATGTGTTAACTTATCAAATCCCTGGAGGTATGATTTCAAACTTTATCAATCAGCTTAAGGAACAAAATGCTCTGGATAAATTGCCTGAAGTATTGGCTGAGGTACCCCGGGTGAGAGAAGACTTTGGCTATCCGCCGCTGGTTACTCCCTCCAGTCAAATTGTGGGCTCTCAGGCAGCTTTGAATGTGCTGTTGGGTCAACGTTATATGATTGCTACCAATGAGGTAAAGGACTACATGCGCGGCTTTTATGGTCGTCCTCCCGCGTCGGTTAATGAAGAAGCCCGGAAGAAAATTATTGGCGATGAGGAACCAATTAAATGTCGCCCCGCGGATTTGATTGAGCCGGAGTTGCCCAAAGCCAGGGAAGAATGCACGTCTTATATGGAGAAAGAGGAAGACGTTGTTTCGGTGGCCTTGTTCCCGCAGGTGGCACCTAAATTTTTGCAGGAAAGAAAGGCTAAGAATATTAAGTAG
- a CDS encoding acyl-CoA mutase large subunit family protein translates to MVENIKGKRQKYNEKLEKLAAKRPERQTNFATDSGIDINTVYTPENLTGVQYNDLGFPGEYPYTRGVQPNMYRGRLWTMRQYAGFGTSEETNKRFRYLLDQGQTGLSVAFDLPTQIGYDSDDQLSMGEVGKVGVAIDSMLDMETLFDQIPLDKVSTSMTINSPAAILLAMYIAVAEKQGVKQQQLKGTIQNDILKEYVARGTYIFPPDHSMRLITDIFAYCAKNVPNWNTISISGYHIREAGSTAVQEVAFTLADGIAYVQAAVDAGLDVDEFAPRLSFFFNAHLNFFEEIAKFRAARRLWAKIMKERFGAKNAKSMMLRFHTQTAGCTLTAQQPDVNIMRVAYQALSAVLGGTQSLHTNSRDEALALPSDSSVLIALRTQQVIGYEIGAADTVDPLGGSYFVENLTNEIERRAGEYIKKIDDLGGAPKAIEFMQKEIHTSAYKYQKDIEKGAKVVIGVNKFQMQEERPKDLLRVDPLVGQRQADKLAKLRAERDNEKVQKLLKDIEKVAGTSENLMPYFIEAVKNYATLGEICNVLRGVFGEYQQQIVF, encoded by the coding sequence ATGGTGGAAAACATTAAAGGGAAAAGGCAAAAATATAATGAAAAATTGGAAAAACTTGCTGCCAAACGCCCGGAACGGCAAACTAATTTTGCCACCGATTCAGGTATTGACATTAATACCGTTTATACACCTGAAAATTTAACAGGTGTGCAATACAACGACCTTGGTTTTCCTGGTGAATATCCTTACACCAGGGGAGTGCAACCCAACATGTATCGGGGACGTCTTTGGACGATGCGGCAATATGCCGGGTTTGGGACGTCCGAGGAGACTAACAAGCGGTTCCGGTACCTGTTGGACCAGGGGCAAACCGGTCTCAGTGTAGCCTTTGACTTACCCACCCAAATTGGTTATGACTCTGATGACCAGCTTTCTATGGGAGAAGTGGGCAAAGTGGGGGTAGCTATTGATTCCATGCTGGATATGGAAACACTTTTTGATCAAATTCCACTGGATAAAGTAAGCACTTCCATGACTATTAACTCCCCGGCAGCTATATTGCTGGCTATGTACATTGCTGTGGCGGAAAAACAGGGAGTTAAACAGCAACAGTTAAAGGGGACAATCCAAAACGATATTCTCAAGGAATATGTGGCCAGGGGAACTTATATATTCCCGCCGGATCATTCCATGCGTCTGATAACTGATATATTTGCTTATTGTGCTAAAAATGTGCCCAATTGGAACACAATTAGTATCAGTGGCTATCACATCAGGGAGGCAGGTTCCACGGCGGTTCAGGAAGTGGCCTTTACTCTCGCGGATGGCATAGCCTATGTACAGGCTGCTGTGGATGCCGGTTTGGATGTAGATGAATTTGCTCCCCGGTTGAGTTTTTTCTTTAACGCCCACTTGAATTTTTTTGAAGAAATTGCCAAGTTCCGGGCGGCCCGCAGGCTATGGGCAAAAATAATGAAGGAACGTTTCGGTGCTAAAAATGCCAAATCCATGATGCTGCGCTTTCATACTCAAACAGCCGGCTGCACATTGACAGCCCAGCAGCCCGATGTCAATATTATGCGCGTAGCCTATCAAGCCTTAAGCGCTGTACTGGGTGGCACCCAATCTTTGCATACCAACTCACGGGATGAGGCCCTGGCCTTGCCCAGTGACAGTTCCGTTTTAATTGCTTTAAGAACCCAGCAGGTTATTGGTTATGAAATAGGCGCGGCTGACACCGTGGATCCGCTGGGCGGTTCTTATTTTGTGGAAAATCTCACCAATGAAATAGAGCGAAGAGCCGGTGAATATATCAAAAAAATCGATGACTTGGGTGGAGCACCTAAAGCTATTGAATTTATGCAAAAGGAAATTCATACTAGTGCCTACAAGTATCAAAAGGATATTGAAAAAGGTGCAAAAGTAGTTATTGGAGTTAACAAGTTTCAGATGCAGGAAGAACGTCCCAAGGATTTGCTCAGAGTGGATCCTCTGGTTGGTCAAAGACAGGCGGATAAATTGGCCAAACTGCGTGCAGAGCGGGATAATGAAAAGGTGCAAAAATTACTCAAGGATATTGAAAAAGTTGCCGGTACCAGCGAGAATTTAATGCCCTACTTTATAGAGGCGGTTAAAAACTATGCTACACTGGGTGAGATTTGTAATGTGCTAAGGGGTGTTTTTGGTGAATATCAGCAGCAAATCGTTTTTTAG
- a CDS encoding cobalamin B12-binding domain-containing protein, protein MSGKPIRVLVAKPGLDGHDRGAKVIAQALRDAGMEVIYTGLRQTPDQIVGAALQEDVAVVALSCLSGAHMHLFPAVVEGLRKQNADDILVLGGGIIPDEDIPELKEKGISEIFTPGTSTQTIIEYIESKVG, encoded by the coding sequence ATGAGCGGAAAACCAATCAGGGTGCTGGTGGCTAAACCGGGGCTGGACGGCCATGACAGGGGGGCCAAGGTGATTGCCCAGGCACTCAGGGACGCCGGCATGGAAGTTATATATACGGGTTTGCGTCAGACACCGGACCAAATAGTTGGAGCGGCTTTACAGGAAGACGTTGCTGTTGTAGCCCTCAGTTGTCTCTCCGGTGCCCATATGCACCTGTTCCCAGCTGTGGTTGAGGGTTTGCGCAAGCAAAACGCCGACGATATTTTGGTGCTGGGCGGCGGTATTATTCCGGATGAGGATATTCCTGAATTAAAGGAAAAAGGGATATCCGAAATATTTACACCGGGAACCAGTACTCAGACGATAATTGAGTACATTGAGAGCAAGGTTGGTTAA
- the mce gene encoding methylmalonyl-CoA epimerase: MIKKVDHIGIAVKNLDAAKEFYEKILGLKVVEEEVVEDQKVKVAFIPTGDSEVELLESTTPDGPIARYIEKNGEGIQHIAFRVDNLEEKLAQLKAAGVRLIDEKPRRGAGGAQIAFLHPKATCGTLVELCERE; the protein is encoded by the coding sequence GTGATTAAAAAAGTAGATCATATAGGTATAGCCGTTAAAAACCTTGATGCGGCCAAAGAGTTTTATGAAAAAATTCTGGGTTTAAAGGTGGTTGAAGAAGAAGTAGTGGAGGATCAAAAGGTCAAGGTGGCCTTTATCCCCACCGGCGATAGTGAAGTGGAACTGCTGGAGAGCACCACACCCGACGGACCAATAGCCCGCTATATTGAGAAAAACGGCGAAGGCATTCAGCACATCGCCTTCAGGGTGGATAACCTGGAAGAAAAATTGGCTCAGCTTAAAGCGGCAGGCGTCAGGTTAATCGATGAAAAACCCAGGCGGGGAGCTGGTGGCGCCCAAATTGCTTTCCTGCACCCCAAGGCAACCTGTGGCACGCTTGTTGAATTGTGTGAACGCGAATAG
- the mdh gene encoding malate dehydrogenase produces the protein MKRNKITIIGSGNVGATCAHWAATKELGDIVLMDVVEGVPQGKGLDMQEAAPIEGYDINITGTNKYEDTAGSDLVVITAGIARKPGMSRDDLVSTNVKIVQSCAEQAAKFSPNAFIIVVTNPLDVMVYAAYKASGFPANRVFGMAGVLDSARFRIFIAQELGVSYKDVSAFVLGGHGDDMVPLVRYSYAGGIPIEKLIPKERIEAIVERTRKGGAEIVNYLKTGSAYYAPGASAIEMVEAVLKDQKRILPVAAYLNGEYGEKEIYLGVPAIIGGNGVEKILEVDLTEDEKAALQKSIQSVRNVMTLVK, from the coding sequence TTGAAAAGGAATAAAATTACTATTATTGGTTCCGGTAACGTTGGCGCTACTTGTGCACATTGGGCGGCAACCAAGGAATTAGGCGATATTGTTCTAATGGATGTCGTAGAAGGGGTGCCCCAGGGCAAAGGGCTTGACATGCAGGAGGCCGCGCCCATTGAAGGTTATGATATTAACATTACGGGCACCAACAAATATGAGGATACTGCCGGCTCCGATCTGGTGGTGATAACCGCAGGTATTGCTCGTAAGCCGGGGATGAGCCGGGATGACCTGGTCAGTACCAATGTAAAAATCGTACAGTCTTGCGCGGAACAAGCAGCTAAATTTTCCCCCAACGCTTTTATAATTGTGGTAACTAATCCCCTTGACGTTATGGTGTACGCGGCTTATAAAGCCAGCGGGTTCCCTGCCAACCGGGTGTTTGGTATGGCAGGTGTGCTGGATTCGGCTCGTTTCCGTATTTTTATAGCTCAGGAATTAGGTGTATCCTATAAAGACGTTAGCGCTTTCGTTCTTGGGGGGCATGGTGACGACATGGTGCCACTGGTACGCTATAGCTACGCCGGAGGTATTCCCATTGAAAAATTAATTCCCAAAGAGCGCATTGAAGCTATAGTGGAAAGAACCAGAAAGGGCGGCGCGGAAATCGTTAACTACTTAAAAACAGGCAGTGCCTATTACGCACCCGGTGCTTCAGCTATAGAAATGGTGGAAGCTGTTCTGAAGGATCAAAAGCGCATACTGCCAGTGGCCGCCTACTTAAATGGAGAATATGGCGAAAAGGAGATATACCTTGGTGTACCGGCTATAATTGGCGGTAACGGTGTGGAGAAAATTCTTGAGGTGGACTTAACTGAAGATGAAAAGGCCGCTTTGCAAAAGTCAATACAGTCGGTAAGAAATGTTATGACACTGGTAAAATAA
- the sucD gene encoding succinate--CoA ligase subunit alpha: MAIIIDEKTDVIIQGITGKQGSFHAGQMLAYGTKVVGGVSPGKGGQEVEGIPVYDTVFAACEENQVDASVLFVSAIFAKYAAFEAITAGVKVLVIVTEHIPLHDEMEIVEFARRNGTTVIGPNTFGIVSSGKCKIGIPPNQFFVEGPIGVVARSGTLTYEIVGNLTANGFGQSTVVGLGGDRVVGLSFIDVLEKFEKDPQTKAVILVGEIGGNAEEEASLFIKEMTKPVVAYIAGKSAPPGKRMGHAGAIIERGKGTFDGKVEALQAAGVKVATLPFEVPDLLRQVLK; this comes from the coding sequence GTGGCCATTATTATAGATGAAAAGACCGATGTTATTATTCAGGGGATTACAGGTAAACAGGGCAGTTTCCATGCTGGCCAAATGCTTGCTTACGGTACTAAGGTTGTAGGTGGAGTCTCCCCCGGTAAGGGCGGGCAAGAAGTGGAAGGTATTCCGGTGTATGATACCGTTTTTGCCGCGTGTGAAGAAAATCAGGTGGATGCCTCGGTATTATTCGTATCGGCAATCTTTGCCAAGTATGCGGCATTTGAGGCAATTACCGCAGGTGTTAAAGTACTGGTCATAGTTACCGAGCATATTCCCTTACATGATGAAATGGAAATAGTTGAGTTCGCTCGCCGTAATGGAACCACTGTGATAGGACCTAATACTTTTGGTATTGTATCTTCTGGTAAATGCAAAATAGGCATTCCTCCCAACCAATTTTTTGTTGAGGGGCCCATTGGTGTGGTAGCCCGCAGTGGAACCTTGACTTATGAAATTGTGGGCAACCTTACGGCCAACGGTTTTGGCCAATCCACGGTGGTTGGCCTGGGTGGTGATAGAGTAGTGGGACTTTCCTTTATAGATGTATTGGAAAAATTTGAAAAAGATCCGCAAACTAAAGCAGTGATACTGGTAGGGGAAATCGGTGGCAACGCCGAGGAGGAAGCTTCCTTGTTCATTAAAGAAATGACCAAACCAGTAGTGGCTTATATTGCCGGAAAGAGTGCACCGCCAGGAAAACGTATGGGGCACGCTGGTGCCATCATTGAAAGGGGCAAGGGTACTTTTGACGGCAAAGTAGAAGCTTTACAAGCCGCAGGTGTCAAGGTGGCTACACTGCCCTTTGAAGTGCCCGATTTACTTCGCCAGGTATTAAAATAA
- a CDS encoding acyl-CoA carboxylase subunit beta, translating into MQVKLEQLQALRGKVQSGGGDKRIAKQHETGKKTARERIDYIFDPNTFKELEVFAGDPNKNPGEGVVTGYGLVNGRKVYIYAQDFTVIGGSLGKIHAQKICKVLDLAMRTGAPVIGLNDSGGARIQEGVDALNGYGEIFFRNTVASGVIPQLSVIMGPCAGGAVYSPALMDFIFMVDGTSQMFITGPQVIKAVTGEEVSMEQLGGALTHNQISGVAHFMGKSEEHCLDMVKELLSYLPSNNQEYAPCYEANEPAVNREELLNIVPVQPNMPYDVKKVITAVVDGGDFLEVLPLYAKNAVIGFARVNGQSVGVIANQPDYLAGCLDINASDKISRFVRFCDAFNVPLVTFMDVPGFLPGTAQEFGGIIRHGAKMLYAYSEATVPKITVILRKAYGGAYLAMCSSSLRADMVYAWPTAEIAVMGPEGAVNIINRREIADAADPTEERNRLVQEYRDNFANPYVASARGFVDDVIDPRDTRARIIDALGILNSKRENRPSKKHGNLPV; encoded by the coding sequence ATGCAGGTAAAGCTGGAACAACTGCAGGCATTAAGGGGAAAAGTACAATCCGGCGGTGGTGATAAACGGATTGCCAAGCAGCACGAGACAGGCAAAAAGACTGCACGGGAAAGGATAGATTATATTTTTGATCCCAACACCTTCAAGGAACTAGAAGTTTTTGCCGGGGACCCTAATAAAAACCCGGGAGAAGGCGTGGTTACCGGCTATGGATTGGTAAATGGCCGAAAAGTATACATTTATGCACAGGACTTTACTGTTATAGGTGGTTCACTGGGTAAAATCCATGCCCAAAAGATTTGTAAAGTGCTGGATTTGGCCATGCGCACTGGTGCTCCGGTAATAGGTTTGAACGATTCCGGTGGGGCGCGAATCCAGGAGGGTGTTGATGCTTTAAACGGGTATGGAGAAATTTTTTTCCGTAATACTGTTGCCTCGGGGGTTATACCGCAATTGTCCGTTATCATGGGACCGTGCGCCGGGGGGGCTGTGTATTCACCCGCTTTGATGGACTTTATATTTATGGTGGATGGCACTTCCCAAATGTTTATCACCGGACCACAGGTGATCAAAGCTGTCACCGGTGAGGAAGTTTCCATGGAGCAGCTGGGTGGTGCCTTAACCCATAACCAAATCAGCGGTGTAGCTCACTTCATGGGTAAAAGTGAGGAACACTGCCTGGATATGGTCAAAGAACTTTTAAGCTATCTTCCTTCCAATAACCAGGAGTATGCTCCTTGTTATGAAGCCAATGAACCGGCAGTTAACCGTGAAGAGTTGCTCAATATTGTTCCTGTTCAGCCTAATATGCCCTATGATGTAAAAAAAGTTATTACTGCCGTTGTTGATGGTGGTGATTTTCTCGAAGTATTGCCTCTGTATGCTAAAAATGCGGTTATTGGTTTTGCCAGAGTAAACGGTCAATCCGTCGGTGTTATAGCTAACCAGCCCGACTATTTAGCGGGGTGTTTAGATATTAATGCATCGGATAAAATAAGCCGTTTTGTACGCTTCTGTGATGCTTTTAATGTTCCACTGGTTACTTTTATGGATGTGCCCGGTTTCTTACCAGGTACGGCCCAGGAATTTGGTGGAATTATCAGGCATGGAGCCAAGATGTTATACGCTTATTCAGAAGCCACAGTACCCAAAATAACTGTTATATTACGTAAAGCATACGGAGGTGCATACCTGGCCATGTGTAGCAGCTCATTGAGGGCGGATATGGTTTATGCATGGCCTACAGCGGAAATTGCTGTTATGGGCCCTGAGGGCGCAGTTAACATCATTAATCGCAGAGAAATTGCCGATGCTGCAGATCCTACGGAAGAAAGAAACCGCCTGGTGCAAGAGTATAGGGATAACTTTGCCAATCCCTATGTGGCCAGCGCCCGGGGTTTTGTGGATGATGTTATTGACCCGCGTGATACCAGGGCTAGAATTATTGACGCCCTGGGTATTTTAAATAGCAAACGGGAAAACAGGCCCAGTAAGAAGCATGGCAATTTGCCCGTATAG